A portion of the Nitrospira defluvii genome contains these proteins:
- the recR gene encoding recombination mediator RecR produces MSVDQQGLLAKLVRELVRLPGIGQKSAQRLAFHLLKAEREDAMRLAEAIQAVKDGLSFCRQCRNIAEGELCEFCRDPKRDRSKILVVEEPSTLYAVERAGGYRGLYHVLLGVLSPLDGVGPADIRAEELLERVKAGGVEEVIVATNPTIEGEATAIYLTRLLKPHQVRVTRIAYGIPVGMDIEYADEVTLVKSIEGRRDL; encoded by the coding sequence ATGAGCGTTGATCAACAAGGGTTGTTGGCGAAATTGGTGCGAGAGCTCGTGCGTTTGCCTGGAATCGGGCAGAAGAGTGCGCAACGGCTGGCGTTCCATCTGCTCAAAGCGGAGCGAGAGGATGCCATGCGCCTCGCCGAGGCGATTCAGGCCGTGAAGGACGGGCTGTCGTTTTGCCGCCAATGTCGCAATATCGCCGAGGGCGAACTCTGTGAATTCTGCCGCGACCCGAAGCGAGATCGCAGCAAAATCCTCGTGGTGGAGGAACCGAGCACCTTATACGCGGTCGAGCGCGCAGGGGGATACCGCGGGCTGTATCATGTGCTGCTCGGGGTGTTGTCCCCACTGGACGGTGTCGGCCCGGCCGATATTCGTGCCGAGGAGTTGCTAGAGCGTGTGAAGGCAGGAGGGGTCGAGGAGGTGATCGTCGCCACAAACCCCACAATTGAGGGCGAGGCCACCGCAATCTATCTCACCCGGTTGCTGAAGCCGCACCAGGTTCGCGTGACCCGGATCGCCTATGGCATTCCCGTCGGGATGGACATCGAATATGCCGATGAAGTCACATTGGTGAAGTCGATTGAGGGCCGTCGGGACTTGTGA
- the dnaX gene encoding DNA polymerase III subunit gamma/tau: protein MDYQVSARKYRPGTFDDVIGQSHVVQTLMNAIGTKRIAHAFLFSGTRGVGKTTVARILAKALNCEQGPTGSPCNTCVNCQEITQGTSVDVVEIDGASNTSVDDVREIRENVKFTPFRGQYRVYIIDEVHMLSNSAFNALLKTLEEPPAHVVFIFATTEIHKIPATILSRCQHYNFRRISKAEIVQRLRHVADQDGLVIEDRSLLALARASEGSMRDGLSLLDQVIAFGGKTIRHQDLETLLGAVPQERVRALVEAVIEQNSAKALQVIAGLLDQGHDVRAYCADLVEYVRNMLVAAVVPSGPELRGLVEATDDDLAQLARDAERYTVEQLQELFRVWTSAEDSLRVSAHPRFVLETAAVRATRLLQTAAGSSRSVGTNPPQEKSVPDRGAQARASAPSERSVPPTSSQADGPKASVEPTPKISSSGAIPKPAPVARARETKPAPGPAPVAAPTVSMSAPEAPEPVPQECAVPSASTAASAAVEVNWEQFQEAVSAHHPNIAPFLEMGRVVKIEGGLVTLGFGKQATVARAMLEKEDNLKALAALGERLYGSALRVRVIEAEQEAGAAPTMKQLRVAKEQEQRLILTQQAKAHPLVKQALEMFGGELAEVRTTLPAQEVQE, encoded by the coding sequence ATGGATTATCAAGTCTCCGCACGAAAATACCGGCCCGGAACGTTCGATGATGTCATCGGACAATCGCACGTCGTCCAGACGCTGATGAACGCCATCGGGACTAAGCGGATTGCCCATGCGTTCCTGTTTTCCGGCACGCGGGGCGTGGGGAAGACGACGGTCGCTCGCATTCTGGCGAAGGCACTCAACTGCGAACAGGGGCCGACGGGGTCCCCCTGCAACACGTGTGTGAATTGTCAGGAAATCACGCAGGGTACGTCGGTGGATGTCGTCGAAATCGACGGGGCGTCGAACACCAGCGTGGACGATGTGCGGGAGATTCGCGAAAACGTCAAATTCACGCCGTTTCGCGGCCAGTACCGGGTGTACATCATCGACGAAGTCCACATGCTCTCCAATTCGGCGTTCAACGCGCTGTTGAAAACGTTGGAAGAGCCCCCGGCGCATGTGGTGTTTATCTTCGCCACCACGGAAATCCATAAGATTCCCGCGACGATTCTCTCACGCTGCCAACACTACAACTTTCGTCGCATCTCCAAGGCCGAGATCGTGCAGCGGCTGCGCCATGTCGCCGATCAAGACGGATTGGTGATCGAAGATCGTAGTCTGTTGGCCCTGGCACGGGCCAGCGAGGGTAGTATGCGTGATGGGCTCAGCCTGCTGGATCAGGTGATCGCGTTTGGTGGCAAGACGATTCGGCATCAGGATCTCGAAACCTTGCTTGGCGCGGTGCCGCAAGAGCGTGTGCGGGCCCTCGTTGAGGCCGTAATCGAACAGAATAGTGCCAAGGCGCTGCAGGTCATTGCGGGCTTGCTGGATCAGGGACACGATGTGCGCGCTTATTGTGCCGACCTGGTGGAGTACGTACGAAATATGTTGGTTGCGGCGGTGGTGCCGTCGGGACCGGAGTTGCGGGGGTTGGTTGAGGCCACCGATGACGATTTGGCGCAACTGGCTCGTGATGCAGAGCGATATACCGTTGAGCAGCTGCAAGAGTTATTTCGCGTCTGGACGTCAGCCGAAGATAGTTTGCGTGTGAGCGCCCATCCACGATTCGTGTTGGAGACGGCCGCCGTTCGTGCCACGCGGTTGTTACAGACCGCTGCGGGGTCGTCGCGATCGGTCGGAACGAATCCCCCACAGGAGAAGTCAGTGCCCGATCGTGGAGCGCAGGCTCGAGCATCGGCCCCGAGCGAGAGATCGGTGCCACCTACCTCGTCTCAGGCTGATGGACCGAAGGCAAGCGTTGAGCCTACGCCGAAGATTTCGTCAAGCGGGGCGATCCCAAAGCCCGCACCTGTGGCCCGTGCTCGTGAGACGAAGCCCGCACCTGGGCCGGCTCCAGTTGCCGCTCCGACCGTTTCGATGAGTGCGCCTGAGGCTCCTGAGCCTGTCCCGCAGGAATGTGCGGTGCCGTCTGCTTCGACGGCTGCCTCTGCCGCGGTGGAGGTGAATTGGGAGCAGTTTCAGGAGGCGGTCTCGGCTCATCATCCGAATATCGCGCCCTTCCTTGAAATGGGGCGGGTGGTGAAGATTGAGGGTGGGCTCGTGACGCTGGGCTTTGGGAAGCAGGCGACGGTGGCGCGGGCGATGTTGGAGAAGGAGGATAATCTCAAGGCCCTGGCGGCCCTGGGGGAGCGCCTCTATGGGAGTGCCCTGCGAGTGCGCGTGATCGAGGCGGAGCAGGAAGCAGGGGCGGCTCCCACCATGAAGCAACTGCGAGTGGCGAAAGAACAGGAGCAACGGTTGATCTTGACCCAACAGGCCAAGGCGCATCCCCTAGTGAAACAAGCGTTAGAGATGTTCGGCGGAGAGTTGGCGGAGGTCCGAACGACCCTTCCGGCGCAGGAGGTACAGGAATGA
- a CDS encoding TraR/DksA family transcriptional regulator, giving the protein MKTSAKKPSSPRKKPAKANGIKYPDILHDLEGQRAAILAEAGVVLTNPTGLEVFPDVSDQASAEADQHFSFRIRERERKLLKKIDEAIGRLVAQTYGICEGCQGDIPYKRLKARPVTTLCIECKTSQEEAEKSPR; this is encoded by the coding sequence ATGAAGACTTCGGCGAAAAAACCCTCCTCGCCTCGAAAGAAGCCTGCCAAGGCCAACGGAATCAAGTATCCTGACATCCTGCACGATCTAGAAGGCCAACGCGCGGCGATCCTGGCCGAAGCCGGAGTCGTGCTGACCAATCCCACTGGTTTGGAAGTGTTCCCTGACGTCAGCGATCAGGCATCTGCCGAAGCCGATCAACATTTCTCGTTCCGCATTCGCGAGCGGGAGCGAAAACTTCTCAAAAAGATCGATGAGGCGATCGGTCGGCTTGTCGCGCAGACGTACGGAATCTGCGAGGGGTGTCAGGGCGACATCCCCTATAAGCGCTTGAAGGCGCGTCCCGTCACCACCTTGTGCATCGAGTGCAAGACAAGTCAGGAAGAGGCCGAGAAGTCTCCCCGTTGA
- a CDS encoding YbaB/EbfC family nucleoid-associated protein: MKSPFGNMSNILKQAQAMQEQMARVQEQAASKTVSGTAGGGIVTVTVNGAMDVLSVKIDPEAVKAGDVDMLQDLVVAASNDALKKSRDMMAEEMKSVTGGMKIPGLF, translated from the coding sequence ATGAAGAGTCCATTTGGGAACATGTCCAATATTTTGAAACAGGCGCAGGCCATGCAGGAACAGATGGCCCGAGTGCAGGAACAGGCGGCGAGTAAAACGGTCTCCGGGACTGCAGGCGGTGGGATTGTAACCGTCACGGTGAACGGGGCCATGGATGTGCTCAGCGTGAAGATTGACCCAGAAGCGGTGAAGGCCGGCGATGTGGACATGCTGCAGGATCTCGTGGTTGCGGCGAGCAATGATGCCCTAAAGAAATCCCGCGACATGATGGCGGAAGAGATGAAATCCGTCACCGGCGGGATGAAGATCCCCGGTCTATTCTGA
- a CDS encoding AsmA family protein: MKVLVGTGIVILLLMILIIALPFLIDLNRYQDRYRPLIEEALNRKVQLQDIRLTIWPRIGARVGGFVVQDDPAFRTGPFASLSSLDVGVKLLPLLRGQVEVEDITLRDPVIMVLKNAQGQLNVSTLGAKAAAPPTPSKPEVPTQPAGSPLQALALFAVDRVSIDGGKLTYRDESSPKPVEYTVNQLEFLLTSVHLGDSPAVHVGATVQPYNLPVQLDGTFGPLVETLDVKSFTFNLGLGKIAIGLKGRAVGGNLDATVNALQIDTADIPVALPLTKPVQIKDVHLTLHTPYPIPPDVSPISQLDLTDLGLTVTMGGSAINVKGTASKGLANVTAASASINSSDLPIALPLTKPVELKDLHVNVKAKYPPKEGAAPLELAEIPNLGLTVALGSSRMEVKGSVLGGLAKVTANAKLVNTSDVPFTLPLKKPVEIKDLQVAAEMKGQDVRLTTLALQLFGGLLRAQGTLSLATTAPPFSGTASLQGLQLGPALQAVGTDQVSMSGTATADLTLSGRGFTHPDLVKALAGTGHVAVRDGRIEGINLLQQAAMLLKVVGVQLDNVKATAFSTIESDFAIKQGLVAVQRLLMDSHDFQATGSGTIGLDQSLDMKLNLNLSQALSQKIAAGSPIARVAMTGGRLSLPLLITGSTQAPSYGLDTKMFAGKVKEQVKEKVKGAVGDLLKGTAKPEDLKQQGKDLLKGLFGR; encoded by the coding sequence ATGAAAGTGCTGGTCGGGACCGGCATTGTGATCCTGCTGCTTATGATCCTGATCATCGCACTCCCGTTCCTGATCGACTTGAACAGGTACCAGGACCGGTATCGCCCTCTGATCGAGGAGGCGCTGAACCGCAAGGTCCAACTCCAGGATATTCGCCTGACGATCTGGCCGCGCATCGGCGCGCGAGTCGGCGGGTTTGTGGTTCAGGATGATCCCGCGTTCCGCACCGGGCCCTTTGCGTCCCTCTCATCACTGGATGTGGGTGTAAAGCTGTTGCCGCTGCTCCGCGGCCAGGTCGAGGTGGAAGACATCACCTTGCGCGATCCGGTGATCATGGTGCTGAAAAACGCGCAAGGCCAACTCAATGTCTCCACACTCGGCGCGAAAGCAGCGGCTCCACCTACGCCCTCAAAACCCGAAGTCCCGACACAACCGGCCGGCAGCCCGCTTCAGGCCTTAGCCCTGTTCGCGGTGGATCGCGTCTCCATCGACGGCGGAAAACTGACCTATCGCGACGAATCCTCGCCGAAACCGGTCGAATACACCGTCAATCAACTCGAATTCTTGTTGACGTCGGTCCATCTCGGCGACAGTCCTGCCGTGCATGTCGGCGCGACCGTTCAACCCTACAACCTCCCGGTGCAACTCGACGGCACGTTCGGGCCACTCGTTGAAACCCTGGATGTGAAATCGTTCACCTTCAACCTGGGACTCGGCAAGATCGCCATCGGGCTCAAAGGACGAGCGGTCGGCGGGAATCTGGATGCCACGGTCAACGCCCTGCAGATCGACACGGCTGATATACCCGTTGCCTTGCCGCTCACGAAGCCGGTGCAAATCAAAGATGTCCACCTCACGCTTCACACGCCATACCCCATCCCGCCTGACGTCAGCCCCATCAGTCAGCTCGACCTGACGGATCTGGGCCTGACGGTGACCATGGGCGGATCGGCGATCAACGTCAAAGGCACGGCAAGCAAAGGCCTGGCGAATGTGACGGCGGCCTCAGCCAGCATCAACAGCTCGGACCTCCCCATCGCGCTCCCCCTGACAAAACCGGTTGAACTGAAAGACCTGCATGTCAATGTGAAGGCCAAGTATCCGCCCAAGGAAGGAGCTGCACCGCTCGAACTCGCCGAGATCCCGAACCTCGGCCTGACCGTCGCCCTGGGAAGCTCGCGGATGGAGGTGAAAGGTTCGGTCCTGGGGGGCCTGGCGAAAGTGACGGCCAACGCTAAACTGGTGAATACCAGCGACGTGCCGTTCACGCTGCCCCTGAAAAAGCCGGTAGAGATCAAAGATCTCCAAGTTGCAGCCGAAATGAAAGGGCAGGACGTGCGGTTGACCACGCTCGCCCTGCAGCTCTTCGGAGGCCTCCTGCGCGCACAGGGCACACTGAGCCTTGCCACGACTGCCCCGCCGTTCAGCGGCACGGCTTCCCTTCAAGGGCTCCAGCTGGGACCGGCGTTGCAAGCGGTGGGCACGGACCAGGTGTCCATGAGCGGCACGGCCACTGCCGATCTGACGCTCAGCGGGCGCGGGTTTACCCATCCTGACCTGGTCAAGGCCCTCGCCGGCACCGGCCATGTCGCCGTGCGGGACGGCAGAATCGAAGGGATCAATCTTCTGCAGCAAGCCGCGATGCTGCTCAAGGTGGTCGGCGTGCAATTGGACAACGTCAAAGCCACGGCATTCTCCACTATCGAAAGCGACTTCGCCATCAAACAGGGACTCGTGGCCGTGCAACGCCTGCTCATGGACAGTCATGATTTTCAGGCCACCGGAAGCGGCACGATCGGGCTTGATCAATCGCTCGACATGAAACTGAATCTGAATCTCTCTCAAGCCTTGAGCCAGAAGATTGCAGCCGGCTCCCCCATTGCGCGGGTGGCGATGACCGGAGGACGCCTCTCCTTGCCGTTGCTGATCACCGGCAGCACCCAAGCCCCGTCGTATGGTCTCGACACGAAAATGTTCGCCGGGAAAGTGAAGGAGCAGGTGAAGGAAAAGGTCAAAGGCGCGGTCGGAGACCTCTTGAAAGGCACGGCCAAGCCGGAGGACCTGAAACAGCAGGGGAAAGATCTCCTGAAGGGGCTCTTCGGGCGCTGA
- a CDS encoding tetratricopeptide repeat protein produces MHRRLLLLPVLLTTFALWTGCETPPPQRAPLPPSESDLDLLKSTKLCDSRQAFIDKHPGIAPQTQAWGSGQEIRIPAERSPSKGEESYFFDEDGTLVGTLFLFRSGLDLGPYKTLRYTLSRLKPSLEFYLTVAELADRQNMAFSTLYDTGDEKTTTRYLVLNDPTTPRLLAASFTIDPYVKLFSPYRKEFLERLRETTQQGGGQHLDTQGAEDKEPFASLQQFARGQTAQLAYCGTKNQPLALDAYQKANVSGFTSTVWQAELHHRLGVSWEAAGNLEKAKSELLASLAKRPNSPEVVNNLGYVYSKLGEKQNALASFEKAVLMRPNYAIARFNLAEAVADTNPKRAITEYETYLALTEGIPEEADRGALAQNRVKALKHQ; encoded by the coding sequence ATGCACCGTCGGCTCCTATTGCTGCCCGTCTTACTCACGACCTTCGCCCTGTGGACGGGATGCGAGACTCCCCCACCGCAACGCGCACCGCTTCCTCCCTCAGAAAGCGACCTCGATCTCCTGAAATCTACGAAACTCTGCGACTCTCGCCAGGCCTTCATTGACAAACATCCCGGTATCGCTCCCCAGACTCAGGCGTGGGGCAGCGGCCAGGAAATCCGAATTCCAGCGGAGCGGAGTCCTTCCAAAGGCGAGGAGTCCTACTTTTTCGACGAGGACGGAACCTTGGTCGGAACGTTGTTCTTGTTTCGTTCGGGCCTCGATCTCGGTCCCTACAAGACGCTCCGTTATACCCTGTCCAGGCTCAAACCAAGCCTCGAGTTCTATCTAACCGTAGCAGAGTTGGCCGATCGACAAAATATGGCTTTCAGCACCCTGTACGACACGGGGGATGAAAAGACGACCACGCGGTACCTGGTCCTGAACGATCCCACCACTCCGCGCCTCCTAGCCGCCTCGTTCACCATCGATCCGTACGTGAAGTTGTTCTCCCCTTATCGCAAGGAGTTTCTCGAGCGCCTGCGAGAGACGACGCAGCAGGGCGGGGGGCAGCATCTGGACACTCAGGGAGCCGAAGATAAGGAACCGTTCGCATCGCTTCAGCAGTTTGCACGAGGACAAACCGCCCAACTGGCCTACTGCGGGACAAAAAATCAGCCTCTCGCCCTCGATGCGTACCAGAAGGCCAATGTCTCGGGGTTCACCAGCACGGTGTGGCAAGCAGAACTCCACCATCGCCTCGGCGTCTCGTGGGAAGCAGCCGGCAACCTGGAAAAGGCCAAAAGCGAGCTCCTCGCCTCACTGGCGAAACGTCCCAACTCACCGGAAGTCGTCAACAATCTGGGGTACGTGTACAGCAAATTAGGCGAGAAGCAGAATGCCCTTGCGTCATTCGAAAAAGCTGTGCTCATGCGTCCCAACTACGCGATTGCCCGATTTAACCTGGCTGAAGCGGTCGCAGACACCAACCCCAAACGCGCCATTACGGAATACGAAACCTATTTGGCCCTCACCGAAGGAATCCCTGAAGAGGCAGATCGGGGTGCTCTCGCGCAAAACCGCGTCAAAGCCCTCAAACACCAATAG